From Salvelinus sp. IW2-2015 linkage group LG18, ASM291031v2, whole genome shotgun sequence, a single genomic window includes:
- the LOC111977552 gene encoding neurofilament medium polypeptide isoform X1 produces the protein MSHQIEYRSGSPHRRAQDDYSRYQHKLTGSPSASRTVIGFESATAFMNRGYATTPKNEFGSVPRSDIFLDLSNTFTGVLTKMNEKELLHGLNDRFAGFIEKVRHLEHQNELLEREIEEIKQKAQSPASLAQEHESELMDLRKLVHDITLQKRQIVIEHQNLEEDFLTLRDKYDQEARERSDAEKGILVLKKDANDAYLAKLQLDEKAQSLVDEIHFLKKNHEDKVLEMVAQIHESQVTVEGHAFAKPDITATLRDIRAQLEGHAASDILEAEEGFRVQFTKLTKAAESNREALKATQQEIQENRRRFQGKNIELDCAKGTREALEKQLHELEERHYSEMINYQDTVRQLENELTNAKLDMSGHLREYQDLLNVKMALDVEILSYRKLLEGEEFHLSTISDTHISMPYIYRQSPVYTLSSLARQGGPTRRSEPQYKFVEEIITETTREVESEFEETGSEETGEGEKEGEESDKAERRGKEEEDEEKGEDVGKVDLKVDAPEEEGEQEEESKGQQIETSAEVEVNGDGVSPSEGENGEEGDDKGEEDIDTGDNTQSEVKSAKATSEEEKEKLDTTEEIDGEIKDVGEPLEKDNTPKHDKSLPEVPMKGDISIEPKTSEDIQTESSIKGEPQVPTEDISKEPKKVSESKKESPSKEKKEVDLKEQSALALEQKPDQKAHRVSDQLQEAESAVATQEEDLPEPTEKDMKSPDITAELKNSSTKETWGQVKSSDDSGVKTQDDKTVGGKISAGLPSTTTECEEEPVPKTPEKEVGLTEPKMSSKXDSVKTVEQNESNGSENFTNDISTAEEKVKESDKSSKLDTTISPKEETTPQPEPTITPKEETSPKMDPMVTPKDETAPKPDPTVTSKETSQSDPTITPKEEPSPKPEPAVTPKEETSPKPTLNITPKEETSPKSEPAVTPKEETSPKPASNVTTKEETSPKPESTITPKYETSPKPAPTVTPKEETSKPAPIIKPTEITPKDEISPISNLIITPESTTTPTESETNSSGGKAETATPPEKQVPAVAKSKDSHREAPESSTTQAKPEESTAKEPEKVTDPNDETPKTENVKTKAFEEKPEHVEISITKTSPVKEQDVSAMGLKEKTVDRKTTEGAQSKIDEKGFTGVDEESKDDKTAKKTSTGQATQPTAEKQAKPKTWDLTSF, from the exons ATGAGCCACCAAATTGAGTATCGGTCGGGTTCTCCACATAGGAGAGCTCAAGATGACTATTCCCGCTATCAACACAAACTGACCGGATCCCCCTCGGCGTCCAGGACCGTTATAGGCTTTGAGTCGGCTACCGCATTTATGAACAGAGGATATGCGACGACGCCGAAGAACGAATTCGGATCGGTTCCGAGATCGGATATATTTTTAGATTTATCAAACACGTTTACYGGGGTGTTGACGAAAATGAATGAGAAAGAACTGCTCCATGGGCTGAACGACCGTTTTGCCGGATTCATAGAGAAGGTGCGTCATTTGGAGCACCAAAATGAATTGCTCGAGAGGGAAATCGAGGAaatcaaacagaaggcacagtCCCCCGCATCTCTGGCACAGGAGCACGAGTCGGAGCTTATGGATCTGAGGAAACTAGTGCATGACATCACCCTTCAGAAGCGTCAGATCGTGATAGAACATCAGAACCTGGAGGAAGACTTCCTCACCTTGAGAGACAAGTACGACCAGGAGGCTCGTGAACGCTCGGATGCAGAGAAAGGCATCCTGGTGCTGAAAAAGGACGCCAACGATGCATACCTCGCCAAACTTCAGTTGGACGAGAAAGCGCAGTCTCTGGTGGACGAGATTCACTTCCTGAAGAAAAACCACGAGGACAAGGTGTTGGAGATGGTGGCCCAGATCCACGAGTCTCAGGTGACGGTCGAGGGGCACGCCTTTGCAAAACCCGATATCACTGCGACTCTCCGGGACATCCGTGCACAGTTGGAAGGTCACGCCGCCTCCGACATCCTTGAGGCCGAGGAGGGTTTCCGTGTCCAGTTCACAAAGTTGACAAAAGCggcagagagcaacagagaggcGCTGAAGGCGACCCAGCAGGAGATCCAGGAGAACAGAAGGCGCTTCCAAGGGAAGAACATTGAACTGGACTGCGCGAAAGGAACGAGAGAGGCCCTGGAAAAACAACTACATGAGCTGGAGGAGCGTCACTATTCGGAAATGATTAATTACCAG GACACTGTCAGGCAGCTGGAGAATGAGCTGACTAATGCTAAACTAGACATGTCTGGCCACCTGAGAGAGTACCAGGACCTGCTGAATGTCAAAATGGCTTTGGATGTGGAGATTCTCTCTTACAG GAAACTCCTGGAGGGTGAGGAGTTCCATCTGTCCACCATCTCTGACACCCACATCTCCATGCCCTACATCTACCGCCAGTCCCCTGTCTACACCCTTTCTTCCCTGGCCCGGCAGGGAGGGCCCACACGCAGGTCTGAGCCCCAGTACAAGTTTGTAGAGGAGATCATCACTGAGACCACCAGAGAGGTGGAGTCCGAGTTTGAGGAGACAGGCtctgaggagacaggagagggagagaaggagggagaggagagtgacaaAGCTGAGAGGAGGGgtaaggaagaggaggatgaggagaaagGGGAAGATGTAGGTAAAGTGGATCTTAAAGTGGATGCcccagaggaagagggggaacagGAGGAAGAGTCTAAGGGACAGCAGATAGAAACATCAGCAGAGGTCGAGGTAAATGGAGATGGAGTTAGCCCTAGCGAGGGAGAaaatggagaggaaggagatgacAAAGGAGAGGAGGACATTGACACAGGTGACAATACACAAAGTGAAGTCAAATCAGCTAAGGCCACcagtgaggaagagaaggaaaaacTGGACACAACAGAGGAGATAGACGGTGAGATAAAAGATGTGGGGGAGCCATTAGAAAAAGATAACACCCCAAAACATGACAAGTCCCTTCCAGAGGTTCCCATGAAGGGTGACATCTCCATAGAACCCAAAACGTCCGAGGATATTCAAACAGAAAGTTCAATAAAGGGTGAACCACAGGTCCCCACAGAGGACATCTCCAAAGAGCCCAAAAAGGTGTCAGAGAGCAAAAAAGAAAGCCCatcaaaagagaaaaaagaggtaGATCTGAAAGAGCAGAGCGCCCTAGCATTGGAGCAGAAGCCTGATCAGAAGGCGCACAGAGTATCAGACCAACTTCAAGAGGCAGAGAGTGCTGTGGCAACACAAGAAGAGGATCTCCCTGAGCCCACAGAGAAGGACATGAAATCCCCTGATATCACTGCTGAGCTGAAAAACAGCTCCACCAAGGAGACATGGGGACAGGTAAAGTCATCAGATGATTCTGGTGTAAAAACACAGGATGACAAAACGGTAGGAGGTAAAATTTCAGCCGGACTTCCCAGCACAACAACTGAGTGTGAGGAAGAGCCTGTGCCAAAGACCCCTGAAAAGGAGGTGGGTCTGACAGAGCCAAAAATGAGCAGCAAGGRTGATAGTGTAAAAACTGTTGAGCAGAATGAATCTAATGGCAGTGAAAATTTCACAAATGATATCTCAACAGCTGAGGAAAAAGTGAAAGAATCTGATAAATCCTCTAAACTAGACACAACTATCTCCCCTAAAGAGGAAACAACCCCACAACCAGAGCCAACCATCACCCCCAAAGAAGAAACATCCCCAAAAATGGACCCAATGGTCACCCCCAAGGACGAGACAGCACCTAAACCAGACCCCACAGTCACAAGTAAAGAAACATCACAATCAGACCCAACCATTACCCCTAAAGAAGAACCATCCCCTAAACCAGAACCAGCAGTCACCCCTAAAGAAGAAACTTCCCCAAAACCAACCCTAAATATCACCCCTAAAGAAGAAACTTCACCAAAATCTGAACCAGCAGTCACCCCTAAAGAAGAAACTTCCCCAAAACCAGCCTCAAACGTCACCACTAAAGAGGAGACCTCCCCTAAACCAGAATCAACCATCACCCCAAAATATGAAACATCCCCTAAACCAGCCCCAACCGTTACCCCTAAAGAAGAAACATCAAAACCAGCCCCAATCATCAAACCTACCGAGATCACCCCTAAAGATGAAATATCCCCTATATCAAACTTAATCATTACCCCAGAATCAACGACCACCCCTACAGAGAGTGAAACAAACAGCAGTGGTGGCAAAGCTGAGACTGCCACACCACCAGAGAAACAAGTGCCTGCTGTTGCAAAGAGCAAGGACTCACACAGAGAGGCGCCAGAGAGCAGCACAACTCAGGCGAAACCAGAGGAAAGTACGGCTAAAGAGCCTGAGAAGGTTACGGATCCCAACGATGAAACCCCAAAGACAGAGAACGTGAAGACCAAGGCCTTTGAGGAAAAACCTGAACATGTGGAGATATCTATTACAAAGACATCGCCAGTGAAAGAACAGGATGTATCAGCCATGGGTTTGAAAGAGAAAACTGTTGACAGGAAGACAACAGAAGGGGCACAATCTAAAATAGACGAGAAAGGCTTTACAGGAGTTGATGAAGAGAGCAAAGATGATAAAACTGCGAAGAAGACATCAACAGGGCAAGCTACTCAGCCAACTGCAGAAAAGCAAGCTAAACCTAAAACATGGGACTTAACCTCTTTTTAG
- the LOC111977552 gene encoding neurofilament medium polypeptide isoform X2 → MSHQIEYRSGSPHRRAQDDYSRYQHKLTGSPSASRTVIGFESATAFMNRGYATTPKNEFGSVPRSDIFLDLSNTFTGVLTKMNEKELLHGLNDRFAGFIEKVRHLEHQNELLEREIEEIKQKAQSPASLAQEHESELMDLRKLVHDITLQKRQIVIEHQNLEEDFLTLRDKYDQEARERSDAEKGILVLKKDANDAYLAKLQLDEKAQSLVDEIHFLKKNHEDKVLEMVAQIHESQVTVEGHAFAKPDITATLRDIRAQLEGHAASDILEAEEGFRVQFTKLTKAAESNREALKATQQEIQENRRRFQGKNIELDCAKGTREALEKQLHELEERHYSEMINYQDTVRQLENELTNAKLDMSGHLREYQDLLNVKMALDVEILSYRKLLEGEEFHLSTISDTHISMPYIYRQSPVYTLSSLARQGGPTRRSEPQYKFVEEIITETTREVESEFEETGSEETGEGEKEGEESDKAERRGKEEEDEEKGEDVGKVDLKVDAPEEEGEQEEESKGQQIETSAEVEVNGDGVSPSEGENGEEGDDKGEEDIDTGDNTQSEVKSAKATSEEEKEKLDTTEEIDGEIKDVGEPLEKDNTPKHDKSLPEVPMKGDISIEPKTSEDIQTESSIKGEPQVPTEDISKEPKKVSESKKESPSKEKKEVDLKEQSALALEQKPDQKAHRVSDQLQEAESAVATQEEDLPEPTEKDMKSPDITAELKNSSTKETWGQVKSSDDSGVKTQDDKTVGGKISAGLPSTTTECEEEPVPKTPEKEVGLTEPKMSSKXDSVKTVEQNESNGSENFTNDISTAEEKVKESDKSSKLDTTISPKEETTPQPEPTITPKEETSPKMDPMVTPKDETAPKPDPTVTSKETSQSDPTITPKEEPSPKPEPAVTPKEETSPKPTLNITPKEETSPKSEPAVTPKEETSPKPASNITPKDEISPISNLIITPESTTTPTESETNSSGGKAETATPPEKQVPAVAKSKDSHREAPESSTTQAKPEESTAKEPEKVTDPNDETPKTENVKTKAFEEKPEHVEISITKTSPVKEQDVSAMGLKEKTVDRKTTEGAQSKIDEKGFTGVDEESKDDKTAKKTSTGQATQPTAEKQAKPKTWDLTSF, encoded by the exons ATGAGCCACCAAATTGAGTATCGGTCGGGTTCTCCACATAGGAGAGCTCAAGATGACTATTCCCGCTATCAACACAAACTGACCGGATCCCCCTCGGCGTCCAGGACCGTTATAGGCTTTGAGTCGGCTACCGCATTTATGAACAGAGGATATGCGACGACGCCGAAGAACGAATTCGGATCGGTTCCGAGATCGGATATATTTTTAGATTTATCAAACACGTTTACYGGGGTGTTGACGAAAATGAATGAGAAAGAACTGCTCCATGGGCTGAACGACCGTTTTGCCGGATTCATAGAGAAGGTGCGTCATTTGGAGCACCAAAATGAATTGCTCGAGAGGGAAATCGAGGAaatcaaacagaaggcacagtCCCCCGCATCTCTGGCACAGGAGCACGAGTCGGAGCTTATGGATCTGAGGAAACTAGTGCATGACATCACCCTTCAGAAGCGTCAGATCGTGATAGAACATCAGAACCTGGAGGAAGACTTCCTCACCTTGAGAGACAAGTACGACCAGGAGGCTCGTGAACGCTCGGATGCAGAGAAAGGCATCCTGGTGCTGAAAAAGGACGCCAACGATGCATACCTCGCCAAACTTCAGTTGGACGAGAAAGCGCAGTCTCTGGTGGACGAGATTCACTTCCTGAAGAAAAACCACGAGGACAAGGTGTTGGAGATGGTGGCCCAGATCCACGAGTCTCAGGTGACGGTCGAGGGGCACGCCTTTGCAAAACCCGATATCACTGCGACTCTCCGGGACATCCGTGCACAGTTGGAAGGTCACGCCGCCTCCGACATCCTTGAGGCCGAGGAGGGTTTCCGTGTCCAGTTCACAAAGTTGACAAAAGCggcagagagcaacagagaggcGCTGAAGGCGACCCAGCAGGAGATCCAGGAGAACAGAAGGCGCTTCCAAGGGAAGAACATTGAACTGGACTGCGCGAAAGGAACGAGAGAGGCCCTGGAAAAACAACTACATGAGCTGGAGGAGCGTCACTATTCGGAAATGATTAATTACCAG GACACTGTCAGGCAGCTGGAGAATGAGCTGACTAATGCTAAACTAGACATGTCTGGCCACCTGAGAGAGTACCAGGACCTGCTGAATGTCAAAATGGCTTTGGATGTGGAGATTCTCTCTTACAG GAAACTCCTGGAGGGTGAGGAGTTCCATCTGTCCACCATCTCTGACACCCACATCTCCATGCCCTACATCTACCGCCAGTCCCCTGTCTACACCCTTTCTTCCCTGGCCCGGCAGGGAGGGCCCACACGCAGGTCTGAGCCCCAGTACAAGTTTGTAGAGGAGATCATCACTGAGACCACCAGAGAGGTGGAGTCCGAGTTTGAGGAGACAGGCtctgaggagacaggagagggagagaaggagggagaggagagtgacaaAGCTGAGAGGAGGGgtaaggaagaggaggatgaggagaaagGGGAAGATGTAGGTAAAGTGGATCTTAAAGTGGATGCcccagaggaagagggggaacagGAGGAAGAGTCTAAGGGACAGCAGATAGAAACATCAGCAGAGGTCGAGGTAAATGGAGATGGAGTTAGCCCTAGCGAGGGAGAaaatggagaggaaggagatgacAAAGGAGAGGAGGACATTGACACAGGTGACAATACACAAAGTGAAGTCAAATCAGCTAAGGCCACcagtgaggaagagaaggaaaaacTGGACACAACAGAGGAGATAGACGGTGAGATAAAAGATGTGGGGGAGCCATTAGAAAAAGATAACACCCCAAAACATGACAAGTCCCTTCCAGAGGTTCCCATGAAGGGTGACATCTCCATAGAACCCAAAACGTCCGAGGATATTCAAACAGAAAGTTCAATAAAGGGTGAACCACAGGTCCCCACAGAGGACATCTCCAAAGAGCCCAAAAAGGTGTCAGAGAGCAAAAAAGAAAGCCCatcaaaagagaaaaaagaggtaGATCTGAAAGAGCAGAGCGCCCTAGCATTGGAGCAGAAGCCTGATCAGAAGGCGCACAGAGTATCAGACCAACTTCAAGAGGCAGAGAGTGCTGTGGCAACACAAGAAGAGGATCTCCCTGAGCCCACAGAGAAGGACATGAAATCCCCTGATATCACTGCTGAGCTGAAAAACAGCTCCACCAAGGAGACATGGGGACAGGTAAAGTCATCAGATGATTCTGGTGTAAAAACACAGGATGACAAAACGGTAGGAGGTAAAATTTCAGCCGGACTTCCCAGCACAACAACTGAGTGTGAGGAAGAGCCTGTGCCAAAGACCCCTGAAAAGGAGGTGGGTCTGACAGAGCCAAAAATGAGCAGCAAGGRTGATAGTGTAAAAACTGTTGAGCAGAATGAATCTAATGGCAGTGAAAATTTCACAAATGATATCTCAACAGCTGAGGAAAAAGTGAAAGAATCTGATAAATCCTCTAAACTAGACACAACTATCTCCCCTAAAGAGGAAACAACCCCACAACCAGAGCCAACCATCACCCCCAAAGAAGAAACATCCCCAAAAATGGACCCAATGGTCACCCCCAAGGACGAGACAGCACCTAAACCAGACCCCACAGTCACAAGTAAAGAAACATCACAATCAGACCCAACCATTACCCCTAAAGAAGAACCATCCCCTAAACCAGAACCAGCAGTCACCCCTAAAGAAGAAACTTCCCCAAAACCAACCCTAAATATCACCCCTAAAGAAGAAACTTCACCAAAATCTGAACCAGCAGTCACCCCTAAAGAAGAAACTTCCCCAAAACCAGCCTCAAAC ATCACCCCTAAAGATGAAATATCCCCTATATCAAACTTAATCATTACCCCAGAATCAACGACCACCCCTACAGAGAGTGAAACAAACAGCAGTGGTGGCAAAGCTGAGACTGCCACACCACCAGAGAAACAAGTGCCTGCTGTTGCAAAGAGCAAGGACTCACACAGAGAGGCGCCAGAGAGCAGCACAACTCAGGCGAAACCAGAGGAAAGTACGGCTAAAGAGCCTGAGAAGGTTACGGATCCCAACGATGAAACCCCAAAGACAGAGAACGTGAAGACCAAGGCCTTTGAGGAAAAACCTGAACATGTGGAGATATCTATTACAAAGACATCGCCAGTGAAAGAACAGGATGTATCAGCCATGGGTTTGAAAGAGAAAACTGTTGACAGGAAGACAACAGAAGGGGCACAATCTAAAATAGACGAGAAAGGCTTTACAGGAGTTGATGAAGAGAGCAAAGATGATAAAACTGCGAAGAAGACATCAACAGGGCAAGCTACTCAGCCAACTGCAGAAAAGCAAGCTAAACCTAAAACATGGGACTTAACCTCTTTTTAG